One part of the Solanum dulcamara chromosome 8, daSolDulc1.2, whole genome shotgun sequence genome encodes these proteins:
- the LOC129901607 gene encoding 2-methylacyl-CoA dehydrogenase, mitochondrial isoform X3 — protein sequence MHKLFAVRSLISAIAKNFKYQQHQKAAFSTSLLLDDTQKQFKESVAKFAQENIAPFAEKIDRTNSFPKEVNLWKLMGDFNLHGITAPEEYGGLNLGYLYHCIALEEISRASGAVAVSYGVQSNVCINQLVRNGNPEQKQKYLPKLISGDHIGALAMSEPNAGSDVVSMKCRADRVDGGYVLNGNKMWCTNGPVANTLIVYAKTDTTAGSKGITTFIIEKGMSGFSTAQKLDKLGMRGSDTCELVFENCFVPKENVLGQEGKGVYVLMSGLDLERLVLAAGPIGIMQACMDVVIPYVRQREQFGRPIGEYQLMQGKLADMYTALQSSRSYVYAVAKDCDNGKIDPKDCSGTILLAAERATQVALQAIQCLGGNGYINEYPTGRLLRDAKMYEIAAGTSEIRRLVIGRELFKHQ from the exons atgcaTAAATTATTTGCAGTGAGGTCCTTAATTTCTGCCATAGccaaaaacttcaaatatcaacaacatcaaaaagcTGCTTTTTCTACTTCCTTACTATTGGATGATACTCAGAAACAG TTTAAAGAAAGTGTAGCAAAGTTTGCTCAAGAGAATATTGCCCCTTTTGCTGAAAAGATAGACAGAACAAACAGTTTCCCAAAG GAGGTTAACTTATGGAAATTGATGGGGGACTTTAATTTGCATGGAATTACAGCACCAG AGGAATATGGTGGTCTGAATCTGGGGTATTTATATCATTGCATTGCCCTGGAAGAAATTAGTCGTGCATCTGGTGCTGTTGCTGTTTCCTATGGTGTCCAATCCAACGTTTGTATTAACCAATTG GTGAGAAATGGAAACCCAGAGCagaaacaaaaatatttgcCAAAG CTTATAAGCGGGGATCACATTGGGGCTCTAGCCATGAGTGAACCAAATG CTGGGTCAGATGTTGTTAGCATGAAATGTCGAGCCGATCGTGTGGATGGTGGCTATGTTTTAAATGGAAACAAAATGTGGTGCACCAATGGTCCTGTCGCTAATACTTTG ATTGTTTATGCAAAAACGGATACAACTGCTGGTTCAAAAGGAATTACAACATTTATCATCGAGAAAGGAATGTCAGG ATTCTCAACTGCGCAGAAATTAGACAAACTTGGGATGCGAGGAAGTGATAC GTGTGAACTTGTATTCGAGAATTGCTTTGTTCCTAAAGAAAATGTCCTAGGCCAGGAAGGAAAAG GAGTATATGTTCTAATGTCAGGGCTAGATTTGGAACGACTTGTTTTAGCAGCAGGACCCATTGGAATAATGCAGGCATGTATGGATGTTGTTATACCTTACGTTCGACAAAGGGAACAATTTGGAAGACCAATTGGCGAATATCAACTTATGCAG GGAAAACTTGCTGACATGTACACTGCTTTACAATCTTCAAG ATCATATGTCTATGCTGTTGCAAAGGATTGCGACAATGGAAAGATTGATCCAAAG GATTGTTCTGGGACCATACTTCTTGCAGCTGAAAGAGCCACTCAAGTTGCACTTCAG GCAATTCAATGTCTAGGTGGAAATGGATATATTAATGAGTACCCAACAGGACGTTTACTACGAGATGCCAAAATGTATGAGATTGCAGCAGGAACTAGTGAAATCAGAAGACTTGTAATTGGTCGTGAGCTCTTTAAACATCAATAA
- the LOC129901607 gene encoding 2-methylacyl-CoA dehydrogenase, mitochondrial isoform X4, with protein sequence MHKLFAVRSLISAIAKNFKYQQHQKAAFSTSLLLDDTQKQFKESVAKFAQENIAPFAEKIDRTNSFPKEVNLWKLMGDFNLHGITAPEEYGGLNLGYLYHCIALEEISRASGAVAVSYGVQSNVCINQLVRNGNPEQKQKYLPKLISGDHIGALAMSEPNDVVSMKCRADRVDGGYVLNGNKMWCTNGPVANTLIVYAKTDTTAGSKGITTFIIEKGMSGFSTAQKLDKLGMRGSDTCELVFENCFVPKENVLGQEGKGVYVLMSGLDLERLVLAAGPIGIMQACMDVVIPYVRQREQFGRPIGEYQLMQGKLADMYTALQSSRSYVYAVAKDCDNGKIDPKDCSGTILLAAERATQVALQAIQCLGGNGYINEYPTGRLLRDAKMYEIAAGTSEIRRLVIGRELFKHQ encoded by the exons atgcaTAAATTATTTGCAGTGAGGTCCTTAATTTCTGCCATAGccaaaaacttcaaatatcaacaacatcaaaaagcTGCTTTTTCTACTTCCTTACTATTGGATGATACTCAGAAACAG TTTAAAGAAAGTGTAGCAAAGTTTGCTCAAGAGAATATTGCCCCTTTTGCTGAAAAGATAGACAGAACAAACAGTTTCCCAAAG GAGGTTAACTTATGGAAATTGATGGGGGACTTTAATTTGCATGGAATTACAGCACCAG AGGAATATGGTGGTCTGAATCTGGGGTATTTATATCATTGCATTGCCCTGGAAGAAATTAGTCGTGCATCTGGTGCTGTTGCTGTTTCCTATGGTGTCCAATCCAACGTTTGTATTAACCAATTG GTGAGAAATGGAAACCCAGAGCagaaacaaaaatatttgcCAAAG CTTATAAGCGGGGATCACATTGGGGCTCTAGCCATGAGTGAACCAAATG ATGTTGTTAGCATGAAATGTCGAGCCGATCGTGTGGATGGTGGCTATGTTTTAAATGGAAACAAAATGTGGTGCACCAATGGTCCTGTCGCTAATACTTTG ATTGTTTATGCAAAAACGGATACAACTGCTGGTTCAAAAGGAATTACAACATTTATCATCGAGAAAGGAATGTCAGG ATTCTCAACTGCGCAGAAATTAGACAAACTTGGGATGCGAGGAAGTGATAC GTGTGAACTTGTATTCGAGAATTGCTTTGTTCCTAAAGAAAATGTCCTAGGCCAGGAAGGAAAAG GAGTATATGTTCTAATGTCAGGGCTAGATTTGGAACGACTTGTTTTAGCAGCAGGACCCATTGGAATAATGCAGGCATGTATGGATGTTGTTATACCTTACGTTCGACAAAGGGAACAATTTGGAAGACCAATTGGCGAATATCAACTTATGCAG GGAAAACTTGCTGACATGTACACTGCTTTACAATCTTCAAG ATCATATGTCTATGCTGTTGCAAAGGATTGCGACAATGGAAAGATTGATCCAAAG GATTGTTCTGGGACCATACTTCTTGCAGCTGAAAGAGCCACTCAAGTTGCACTTCAG GCAATTCAATGTCTAGGTGGAAATGGATATATTAATGAGTACCCAACAGGACGTTTACTACGAGATGCCAAAATGTATGAGATTGCAGCAGGAACTAGTGAAATCAGAAGACTTGTAATTGGTCGTGAGCTCTTTAAACATCAATAA
- the LOC129901607 gene encoding 2-methylacyl-CoA dehydrogenase, mitochondrial isoform X2, with protein sequence MHKLFAVRSLISAIAKNFKYQQHQKAAFSTSLLLDDTQKQFKESVAKFAQENIAPFAEKIDRTNSFPKEVNLWKLMGDFNLHGITAPEEYGGLNLGYLYHCIALEEISRASGAVAVSYGVQSNVCINQLVRNGNPEQKQKYLPKSNSIYEFDFVKLISGDHIGALAMSEPNDVVSMKCRADRVDGGYVLNGNKMWCTNGPVANTLIVYAKTDTTAGSKGITTFIIEKGMSGFSTAQKLDKLGMRGSDTCELVFENCFVPKENVLGQEGKGVYVLMSGLDLERLVLAAGPIGIMQACMDVVIPYVRQREQFGRPIGEYQLMQGKLADMYTALQSSRSYVYAVAKDCDNGKIDPKDCSGTILLAAERATQVALQAIQCLGGNGYINEYPTGRLLRDAKMYEIAAGTSEIRRLVIGRELFKHQ encoded by the exons atgcaTAAATTATTTGCAGTGAGGTCCTTAATTTCTGCCATAGccaaaaacttcaaatatcaacaacatcaaaaagcTGCTTTTTCTACTTCCTTACTATTGGATGATACTCAGAAACAG TTTAAAGAAAGTGTAGCAAAGTTTGCTCAAGAGAATATTGCCCCTTTTGCTGAAAAGATAGACAGAACAAACAGTTTCCCAAAG GAGGTTAACTTATGGAAATTGATGGGGGACTTTAATTTGCATGGAATTACAGCACCAG AGGAATATGGTGGTCTGAATCTGGGGTATTTATATCATTGCATTGCCCTGGAAGAAATTAGTCGTGCATCTGGTGCTGTTGCTGTTTCCTATGGTGTCCAATCCAACGTTTGTATTAACCAATTG GTGAGAAATGGAAACCCAGAGCagaaacaaaaatatttgcCAAAG TCTAACTCTATTTACGAATTTGATTTTGTGAAGCTTATAAGCGGGGATCACATTGGGGCTCTAGCCATGAGTGAACCAAATG ATGTTGTTAGCATGAAATGTCGAGCCGATCGTGTGGATGGTGGCTATGTTTTAAATGGAAACAAAATGTGGTGCACCAATGGTCCTGTCGCTAATACTTTG ATTGTTTATGCAAAAACGGATACAACTGCTGGTTCAAAAGGAATTACAACATTTATCATCGAGAAAGGAATGTCAGG ATTCTCAACTGCGCAGAAATTAGACAAACTTGGGATGCGAGGAAGTGATAC GTGTGAACTTGTATTCGAGAATTGCTTTGTTCCTAAAGAAAATGTCCTAGGCCAGGAAGGAAAAG GAGTATATGTTCTAATGTCAGGGCTAGATTTGGAACGACTTGTTTTAGCAGCAGGACCCATTGGAATAATGCAGGCATGTATGGATGTTGTTATACCTTACGTTCGACAAAGGGAACAATTTGGAAGACCAATTGGCGAATATCAACTTATGCAG GGAAAACTTGCTGACATGTACACTGCTTTACAATCTTCAAG ATCATATGTCTATGCTGTTGCAAAGGATTGCGACAATGGAAAGATTGATCCAAAG GATTGTTCTGGGACCATACTTCTTGCAGCTGAAAGAGCCACTCAAGTTGCACTTCAG GCAATTCAATGTCTAGGTGGAAATGGATATATTAATGAGTACCCAACAGGACGTTTACTACGAGATGCCAAAATGTATGAGATTGCAGCAGGAACTAGTGAAATCAGAAGACTTGTAATTGGTCGTGAGCTCTTTAAACATCAATAA
- the LOC129901607 gene encoding 2-methylacyl-CoA dehydrogenase, mitochondrial isoform X1, translating into MHKLFAVRSLISAIAKNFKYQQHQKAAFSTSLLLDDTQKQFKESVAKFAQENIAPFAEKIDRTNSFPKEVNLWKLMGDFNLHGITAPEEYGGLNLGYLYHCIALEEISRASGAVAVSYGVQSNVCINQLVRNGNPEQKQKYLPKSNSIYEFDFVKLISGDHIGALAMSEPNAGSDVVSMKCRADRVDGGYVLNGNKMWCTNGPVANTLIVYAKTDTTAGSKGITTFIIEKGMSGFSTAQKLDKLGMRGSDTCELVFENCFVPKENVLGQEGKGVYVLMSGLDLERLVLAAGPIGIMQACMDVVIPYVRQREQFGRPIGEYQLMQGKLADMYTALQSSRSYVYAVAKDCDNGKIDPKDCSGTILLAAERATQVALQAIQCLGGNGYINEYPTGRLLRDAKMYEIAAGTSEIRRLVIGRELFKHQ; encoded by the exons atgcaTAAATTATTTGCAGTGAGGTCCTTAATTTCTGCCATAGccaaaaacttcaaatatcaacaacatcaaaaagcTGCTTTTTCTACTTCCTTACTATTGGATGATACTCAGAAACAG TTTAAAGAAAGTGTAGCAAAGTTTGCTCAAGAGAATATTGCCCCTTTTGCTGAAAAGATAGACAGAACAAACAGTTTCCCAAAG GAGGTTAACTTATGGAAATTGATGGGGGACTTTAATTTGCATGGAATTACAGCACCAG AGGAATATGGTGGTCTGAATCTGGGGTATTTATATCATTGCATTGCCCTGGAAGAAATTAGTCGTGCATCTGGTGCTGTTGCTGTTTCCTATGGTGTCCAATCCAACGTTTGTATTAACCAATTG GTGAGAAATGGAAACCCAGAGCagaaacaaaaatatttgcCAAAG TCTAACTCTATTTACGAATTTGATTTTGTGAAGCTTATAAGCGGGGATCACATTGGGGCTCTAGCCATGAGTGAACCAAATG CTGGGTCAGATGTTGTTAGCATGAAATGTCGAGCCGATCGTGTGGATGGTGGCTATGTTTTAAATGGAAACAAAATGTGGTGCACCAATGGTCCTGTCGCTAATACTTTG ATTGTTTATGCAAAAACGGATACAACTGCTGGTTCAAAAGGAATTACAACATTTATCATCGAGAAAGGAATGTCAGG ATTCTCAACTGCGCAGAAATTAGACAAACTTGGGATGCGAGGAAGTGATAC GTGTGAACTTGTATTCGAGAATTGCTTTGTTCCTAAAGAAAATGTCCTAGGCCAGGAAGGAAAAG GAGTATATGTTCTAATGTCAGGGCTAGATTTGGAACGACTTGTTTTAGCAGCAGGACCCATTGGAATAATGCAGGCATGTATGGATGTTGTTATACCTTACGTTCGACAAAGGGAACAATTTGGAAGACCAATTGGCGAATATCAACTTATGCAG GGAAAACTTGCTGACATGTACACTGCTTTACAATCTTCAAG ATCATATGTCTATGCTGTTGCAAAGGATTGCGACAATGGAAAGATTGATCCAAAG GATTGTTCTGGGACCATACTTCTTGCAGCTGAAAGAGCCACTCAAGTTGCACTTCAG GCAATTCAATGTCTAGGTGGAAATGGATATATTAATGAGTACCCAACAGGACGTTTACTACGAGATGCCAAAATGTATGAGATTGCAGCAGGAACTAGTGAAATCAGAAGACTTGTAATTGGTCGTGAGCTCTTTAAACATCAATAA